GAGGGGCCCCGGGACTGAGTCTGGTgtagggtaatctgatcctagatctgtggttagggagTGACTTCTACCTCAATTGTGCGAAGTTTAACATTGACCAACCTCTTAAACCTACCAGCATCAAACTTCAGCCTCAATCATCAGAATCACCAATGTAGGGAGCAGGAGAAAGGGGGTGGGAGGGAAGGGGTGGGACagaaggggtgggagggaggaaaggagtgggagggaaggggtgggagaaaggggtgggagagaaggggtgggggaaaGGGGTGGGAGGAAAGgggtgggagggaaggaaggggtgggagggaaggaaggggtgggagggaggaaaggagtggGAGGGAAGGGGTGGGAGTAAAGGGGTGGGGGGAAAGGGGTgggagagaaggggtgggagggaggaaaggagtgggagggaaggggtgggagggaggaaaggagtgggagggaaggggtgggagggaggaaaggagtgggagggaaggagtgggagGGAAGGGGTGGGAGTAAAGGGGTGGGAGTAAAGGGGTGGGAGGaaaggggtgggagggaggaaaggagtggGAGGAAAGGGGTGGGAGGAAAGGGGTGGGAGGAAAGGGGTGGGAGGGAAGGGGTGGGAGGAAAGGGGTGGGAGGAAAGGGGTGGGAGGAAAGGGGTGGGAGGGAAGGGGTgggagagaaggggtgggagataaggggtgggagggaggaaaggagtgggagggaaggggtgggagagaaggggtgggagggaggaaaggggtggGAGGAAAGGGGTgggagagaaggggtgggagggaaggggtgggagggaaggaagggaaggggtgggagggaggaaaggggtgggagggaaggggtgggagggaaggaagggaaggggtgggagggaggaaaggggtggGAGGGAAGGGGTGGGAGGGAAATTAATGGAGAAAAAAACGTTTTATTTTTGTTGTAATAATCACCAGAGATATATACGTACTTCAATGTTgccattatttgtattttattcctaagacattgttttattttttattattaaaaagTCATAGGTGATATGAACCAACTGCTGTAAATATTCGTACTGTTCCGTTCAACTCAACAGCCAATAGGTGTTCACTATAGAACATTGCAGTCCAATGACCGAGCACAGTTTATAGGATAATCAGTCACAGAATCCCACAGTTTATAGGATAATCAGTCACAGAATCCCAGTTTATAGGATAATCAGTCACAGAATCCCACAGTTTATAGGATAATCAGTCACAGAATCCCAGTTTATAGGATAATCAGTCACAGAATCCCACAGTTTATAGGATAATCAGTCACAGAATCCCACAGTTTATAGGATAATCAGTCACAGAATCCCAGTTTATAGGATAATCAGTCACAGAATCCCAGTTTATAGGATAATCAGTCACAGAATCCCACAGTTTATAGGATAATCAGTCACAGAATCCCACAGTTTATAGGATAATCAGTCACAGAATCCCACAGTTTATAGGATAATCAGTCACAGAATCCCAGTTTATAGGATGATCAGTCACAGAATCCCAGTTTATAGGATAACCAGTCATAGAATCCCAGTTTATAGGATAATCAGTCACAGAATCCCAGTTTATATGATAATCAGTCACAGAATCCCACAGTTTATAGGATAACCAGTCATAGAATCCCACGGTTTATAGGATAATTAGTCACAGAATCCCAGTTTATAGGATGATCAGTCACAGAATCCCAGTTTATAGGATGATCAGTCATAGAATCCCAGTTTATAGGATAACCAGTCATAGAATCCCAGTTTATAGGATAATCAGTCACAGAATCCCAAATCCAGGTTCTCAAGGACCCCTTAGTATGCTGGTCTTAGTTCTGAAACTTTTTCATTCAGTTAACTTACAATTATCTATCAACTTAATTTAAACATACTTCATCAATTGAATGTAGTTTCATAAGTCCACTTTAAGTTGGATAAATAAGTTCTGTTTTGAATTGTATAGAAAATGAGAATAACCAGGGGCTCCTTGGGACCAGGATATGAAAAAATGGGCTACTACTGTATAATCTAGATTGTAGACACTTCATAGGCTATTACAGAGTACTTTGCTGTCAGTTATGGGTATATTGAATGCCTGTAAAGGAGTTTAGGTGCAGAATGAAGCTAGATAGAGAGGATTGATTGATCGATTGACACTTGGCTCATTTATCAGATTGGAAAGGGGACAACTTCCCACCTAATGTACCATTTCAAAACGGGACAAGCTTCAACTATGGCAAGCCAAGAGGAACAAATGACTAAGCCAGCAAATGCAATGTAACAACACTGATCACATCTTCTTATGAAAAGTGTTGAATTGATTGTAGCCATCGCCATTTTGGTTCAATGACAATAATGTTCTTTCTTAACATGAAATGTGTGGCCTCATTCAACTTGTGTAAACCCATCAACAATTGTCCATGGTTAATGAGATTAATATTGATAGTCACAATAACAAACAATATTGCACATTAGTTTTTACCCCTCTATGAGCATCATACTGTTACTAACACCCAGATGATGACGTCATGGGAACAGGGTGTAATCGTAGAAAGAGAATTTCTAGAATTGACATCTCCATTCAAGTCATGTTTATTTCCCTTcttgtaattatatttctatgggtgTGATGTCAATCACAACACACTGGTCATGAAGCTTCACAATTAGGTTATAAAGGTTCATAAGAAGGTAATAAAGGTCACACTGTGTTCATGTTATGAATGAATTGACGCATGGCATTCGAAAAATGCAGTGTCTTAAAACATTTATGAACAATTTAGTGATGTAGAACATTCAGAACCTCTCGTAGGGACCATGTAAATGTTACAATGAGCTATTTTGTATTTAAAGTGGCCTCTTATGAATCGGTATGCCTTATGAACCTTCATAGCACCCTTATAAACAGCCACAATGGATGATGAAACTGTGCAAGGGAAATAAGGCTGTCATATATTGATCATGTCACAGCTAAGGGGGCCTCTTGTGGCTGCTTTAATATTCAGTTATATCACTGCATCATAAGGTGCTATGAATGTTTAAGGCATTATAAGACTTtgcaagaaaccacttcaggtAGTTGTGTTACCAGATTTTCCTTTGTTTGTCAATCTGAATGGTGATGGTCTTTGTCGGTCTGTAAACCGGTCAAGTGTTGCAAAAGACAAAAAAACTTAGTGGAATTTCAGTATTTCACAACTTAACCGTGGATTAGTTTCCCCATAGACAACTTTTAGGTTGAGGAACCATCTAAAACACTCAGTAAAATACTTAACTTCCCTTTTAAAAACAAAGATCTTCTATTTTTTTCCCCCTTCCACCTTAGTTGAGGTATCCATGGAAATGCACGGAATCATGTTGGTTTGTAGACTATTGTGTAACTATTGAGTCAAGATTTATATTTTCTTTTAAGGACAATTTTAagctactacaactattactactgctaaaaTTGAGATTCATAGAGAACTATACTTAAACGCTACCTGATAATTTAATAAATTCACAGATAAAGTAAGACAAAGTATATTGTTATTAAGGAAACCAAGATACTGTATAAGCAATATGTTATTTTAGTCAATAAAATGTAACAAAATCacaatgaaaaaaaaatgtaaaaaggtTTAAAAGCATTGGAGAATATATGTCGCTTCTTTATTTTGTACTGCATTTTAGAAAATGTCCATTTTTAAAAACAGTTAACATACAAAACAGGTTTCAGTGTGTTTATTtgttagtgtgtactgtgtgtatacaaTATGAAGGAATGTATCAAACAAATAGGGAAATGTAATGAAACACTAACTTTATTACAAAACATAGCCAGATACATTTTCTGACTAATATCAtataaaaatgaaaaacaaaagtATTTCAGACCCCATCTCTCTGCGGCAGGTGGTGCTAACACACCACGGTGACAACAAGTCATGGAAATGTCCACCTACTGCGTCTCCCGACCAATCGTTCTGGTGTGACTGTTTTCTCTCAGGGTTGTGGATCCAGCATGACTTCGCAGGTGCGTCCCAGCTCTCCCAGTTTGACCCTGGCGTACTCTGCTCTGTTCAGGGCCATCTGACAGTCCTTCCTAGCTGAGTATGTGGAGCCTTCGTGGGGCTGGCCTGTGGCAAcctgcaggggagagagagagagaaggcagtgtGTGAAAGGGAGAAATGTAAGTGTTCAGTTAGGTGAATGTGGGCCGTTCTGACTAGCAGAATGCTACACTACCAGGTGAATGTGGGCCGTTCTGACTAGCAGAATGCTACACTACCAGGTGAATGTGGGCCGTTCTGACTAGCAGAATGCTACACTACCAGGTGAATGTGGGCCGTTCTGACTAGCAGAATGCTACACTACCAGGTGAATGTGGGCCGTTCTGACTAGCAGAATGCTACACTACCAGGTGAATGTGGGCCGTTCTGACTCGCAGAATGCTACACTACTAGATGAATATGAAATATGCATAACTTTGATGCAGAAATAATCTATGCTACTATTGTACTTAGAAAAGCCAATAGGCTATAGTATAGTCACATAATTGGAGTCATATCTACACTGGCAAGTTACATTTCTATGTTTCAGTTCCCGGTGTGGCAcaccatgtgtgtgtctgtgtgcaaggCCACGCATgtttgtgtcagtctgtgtgtctgtctcttctTTGTCCTACCTGTGTGAGGTATTTGATCTGTGAGCTGAGTTCAGTCTCCACTCTGCTGACCGAGCCAGTAAACTGACTAAGCTGTCTGTCCAGGAAACTGGCATTGTGCTTGTCTTTAGACAGCTCCAACACGATGTTACCTAGAGAAGATTAACACAGTAAACAGTATTAGGCATATATGTATTTACGTACAGATACTGACATTGTGCTTGTCTTTAACATCTCCAGGCAATGTTACCTGCAGGAGTCAGAATATGAGCACAGAAATCAACATTATCAAAGAGTAGTCTAGTCTACAGATATAGAGATAATCGAGCGAAAATGAATGCCTATTCCTTCGAGAGCTCTATTTCTAATAGAATAAATGTGTGGCTACCTACAGCTAACTAGTTATACGGAACATGACACAGGTacagctagctctggtccagcaaGCCGCACTGTGGATCAGAGCTAACACACTGGGCACTGTGGATCAGAGCTAACCCACTGGGCACTATGGATCAGAGCTAACCCACTGGGCACTGTGGATCAGAGCTAACCCACTGGGCACTATGGATCAGAGCTAACCCACTGGGCACTGTGGATCAGAGCTAACCCACTGGGCACTATGGATCAGAGCTAACCCACTGGGCACTATGGATCAGAGCTAACCCACTGGGCACTATGGATCAGAGCTAACCCACTGGGCACTGTGGATCAGAGCTAACCCACTGGGCACTGTGGATCAGAGCTAACCCACTGGGCACTATGGATCAGAGCTAACCCACTGGGCACTATGGATCAGAGctaacccactgggcaaaaactagTTAAATAAACGTCGTTTCCAAGTCATAAACAAATCCATGTGATGATGTAGAATCAACGAAGAAGACGAATTAGATTTGCAAAGTCATGAACTTAAGGTAATTTCGTATTGTTTTAAACTTTTAACGTAAATCCAATTACactgtgaaatgttttgttgatttcactcaaccaggtgtaccagatgtaAATCAAAAccagacgttgaactgacgtctgtgcccaggtggaatatatagctagctaggtacGTGTTTCTTATTACAGAGTAGTTGAACAGTTGTTGCTGCCGGCAGGGATAACGTTATACACTAAGTAACGGTAGCTACTAACCGGCGCACTGCAGAATCGTTGCAATTTGATTCTCAACCTCCTCCAAAGCTCTCAGTCGGTCATTCGCCATCACTTTCACTCACTGGGAGTAATACAATCAGAGAAACGAATCTTCACAGAAACGGCTACGGCACAATATCGTAGCTAACAGTTTGTTAACTCAATGCATTAATCCAAAATGCTGCCAAACTCATTCGTGTCAAACCCACACACTAAAGAAAGCGAACATCATCAAAAGCCCTTCTGAGAAAGGGCGCATAGAAATAACGTCAACACATTAGGTGCGTAAATATTTCCGTCGTACAATGATGACGTTGTAGCGTGGCGAAGTGGCAAGATGGCTGCAACAGCGGCTTGGATGCATGGCCCCGCCAATATGCGGTTAACCGAGGGTCTGTTGTCTGTTCTGAAAGAGCAGCGGCCCGAATATTTACCTGCACTTTTAGCAAATTACCGGGAGCATGGAGTGGTTTCGACTCAGGTAAAATTAGCCAGCTATTATTGGAAGTAGCCACGGATGGCAGCATCCCATCGGCGCCAGTCCGTAGCATCTGTTCCAATGCAATGGACTCGTGCTAGTCTTTGTTTTCCCGTTTACTGTTGTGTCATAGCTATATAGCTTGCTACATAGCTAACTATATTGAAGTTTTGCTTCCGAAGTGTGTATAGTAGGGTCGATCGCCTGGTTCCTGTCTCTTACTTCTCGCTCCGCTTCTAACCCCCAGAGTTCGGCAGCAGTTGGTGGTCTCGTGGGACTCAGCAATGCCAAACTCGGAAACAGCAAAACCAGGTTTGAGGGCCTGTGTCTGCTGTCAGTGTTGGTCAAGGATAGTTCTAGCGATGTGTTCCAGCAACACTGTCTGTCTTGGCTAAGGTCCCTACAGCAGGTCATACAGGTAAGATACACATGTATGGACTGGAAACACCTGTAGACTTTCACCATAAACACACACCTATGGCAAAcatctggggtgtattcattatttCTTGCAAAGGTAATTGTTTATTGTTTCAGAACCAAATGGATGCAAACAGcacaaacataataaaatgagGACCAACCTGAATATGTCCAATTTAAAACtctaaatgttttgcaacagaatcggtgTAATAAGTACACCCCTCAATTAAGAAATGCAGGTCTTGTAACTAGTAACTTCATCGGTCCAAAACATTCACAATGAGACAAATCAAACCTGCACAACACAAAGAAATAAAATACCTCTTTCTCATCTGAAATCATGGGGACGTCAGAAAGAGCTGGGGTGTATCGATTAGTCGCAGActgtagcaaaacgttttgctatgGTCTTCAACTCGAGAGCTAAATGTATTCCTTTTCACACTTAAAACatttagtctctctctcagtcccaggcCCCTCTCCCATCCATCCAGCTAGCGGTGGGTGTTCTCCAGGACCTGCTCCAGTACTCCTCCCAGCTACCTGAGCTGGCCAGGGAGGTGGGCCTCAACTCTATCCTGGGGATCCTCACCTCCCTGCTAGGCCTCAAGTCTGAGGTAAGACTAACGCTTAAATTGGGCCAGTACACATTGGTACTGAGTTCTGGCACCTCCTAATTTTCAACAGCTCCAGTACCAGCAGTTCTTATGGAATATTGGCTGTAAAATATGAGTACCAACACTCAAAATGAGTACCTGCACCTATTTAATTCCACTTCAAGCGCTGTAATTGCGTAGGCTGAAGGATACCGTTTGAAGTAAATTGGGATGGTGGCAAAATCTGCAAGATTTTGTTGTAGAATGTTTGTAGAATGTTTCAGATTGTTGGTAGGACTGTTGCAGTGACCGTATTTCCGCCACACCGTCAGTCATGACCACAGTCAAATTCCAGGTGACCGTTGAGTCACggtaatctcctcttatgcactctggacatgtgttggtagtagaggtcgaccgttgagtcacggtaatctcctcttatgcactctggacatgtgttggtagtagaggtcgaccgtttACGATTTCtaaacgccgataccgattattggaggaccaaaaaacgCCAACGccaactagtaatatcatcaaccatgtgtagttaactagtgattgttattgttttttataagataagtttaatgctagctagcacctcaCCGTGGCTTCTTGcagcactcgcgtaacaggtagtcagcctgccacgcagtcccgtggagtgcaatgtaaggcaggtggttagagcgttggactagtaaccggaacgttgcaagattgaatccccgagctgacaagttaaaaatctgttgttctgcccctgaacaaggcagttaacccaccgttcctaggccgtcattgaaaattagaatgtggtcttaactgacttgcctagttaaaatatatttttattttttttataaatgtgtgtgttcttgtatgtgtttatttgaatgagtgtgtgtatatgcatgtgtacaaacacctgaaTGGCATTAGCCTCAGGCAAACCgacattagttgtaaaaacactgccacttagtgtcattcaaatgtactttttactatgatttattagactttttaaaacatttttgatttacttttatctttgaccatcattctatttctcacacagcaactccactcccacttgtctccaattccacataccaaccctcagcttccctcagcccatcccatctatctctgctggccacccactttGCTGGCCAACACATCTTTCAactatactgtgatgtttaatgTACAATGTCAATCTATCTCatcgaatagaatccacagattgcgagttgaagataaatacttttgctaagagtattagtatattagtaattgactgacccggtctctccagatctcctattTCTAGGGccaattttagatcaatgctatgcattttcagccattcctgaacctgggaccagaaacaggctacctgagggaaATACCAAAATagatggtctattgattctgtatcctcacaacaagaTCTGCAGAGCTTCGACGATTtatatgccccaaatattcaacattttgttggtggcaaggattctatataataattttagctgaaaagcacagagtcttgaatcttgcgttgttttatatatttatgtaccatggaatcggtacctcaaaaatctcttcccaactattttgcagtctgtttggcacagttgtcaacatcctggtcctcaaatgaaaatGGTatacagacagaccagttcctcctcccgctgccacccatCTCCTCGTATTCAGCTCTGCTTGTTTGAAAAAAAGAGGGACTTTTTTCAAAGTATAATTTTCAATTAAttgaaaatgagacatggcaatctgcacaaaggcaaaaaggccatttctaaacaatggatgagcttttcttaataatctacttgagaaccatttagggttcaaataaaacttttgaataagtgaagcttttagaggttaagtgcttttatatttaataatctcaacccacccaattcatatttattatatagataggcatgttttattttgtctggtttagcgtCCCAGATAAAGCAAAATATTTGTTGCTGATATGATTTGAAAAATGAATAGGCAGGATTTTATCAGGAATAGGCAGcgccataagtaagtgagtaaactgagatatgactaaggagttaatcagggcaattttTCCATCAATAGAcgggtatttacctctccatggtggCAGGATTTTGTCTATTTtacaagttttctattgaaattcattgtggagagtttattatatattttgtgatatgaataccgaGTATGTCTACTTCTCCATCAGCCCGTttttataggtaaactgcagggtaattTAAATGTTGTATTTTTTTAAGGATCCAATATGTAGTATTGTACACTTATCACAATTAGATTTTAGTCCAGAAagtacagaaaagttatctagatcttcaatgagacattgcagcttgcggacttaatataaaacttgagttatcggcatacatggacacctttgtttttaagccttggatttttaatcctctaatgttgttatctgattttaatagctagcattttgATGGCCATAACGAATAGATGTGGTGACAGgggacacccttgtttaactcctcttgacaattcaaaactctctgacaagtagccgttatttactattttacatctggggttgctatacattatTTCTTAaccattttataagagaattaccgaaattgaaaaaatccaggcatttttaaataaaatactgtcttactttatcaaatgccttttcaaaatccgCTATAAATACCAGTCCTGGCTTCTTAtatgtttcatgatgttctattatttcCAGTAGTTGTCAAATaatatctccaatgtatcgtccatgtaaaaaacctgtctgatcaggatgaacaatacctggtaaaaccctttttaattctgagtgctatgcattttgctagtatttttgcatcacaccattgaagtgtaaggggcctccagttttttagatagacggggtctttatatttgccatctgggtcttgttttaataatagatgaaatcagaccttcctgctgagtacctgacagactaccatttctatatttctataggagtagttaaacaatctaacaatggagCTTTTAGTATATCAAAAAATGCTTGATATACCTCTATTGGTATGCCTTCAAGCCCTggggtttttccagactgaaaggattttATAGCCTCAAGAAGTTCTTCCTCTATAATTTGGCATTCACACTGtttctgtacatttgttaattttccattttttaaaatattatttggaaagaattccttaCCATAATCTTCATTCAGTGGGAAAGGATGAGGCGGAAAAGAGAACATCTGCCTAAAATAATTggcttcctcttttaaaatataaTAACTCGTTACTGAAGTTTCTGCAAATTATTTTTGTTAGCGTTCCTGTATTGGAGATTCAGGAAGACTTTAGTGCATTTAtttctccatattccatccagtttgttttatttttttaatagtttacattagatcgttcttgaataagttcctcaagttctttttgtttttcctctaaatTATTTAGTATCTCTGTAGTATCCATCCACATGTTAGAGCTTTCGCATGcatttccttctcctctctctccttcgttCCTTTCTTGAGGATGCAGAGAGAGGGGCCGTCAGTAGTTTATTTAAATCTGTTTAGTTGTGAAAACGTACAATGTTTCTGGAACAGATTTCACCTGCTTTCCCAAATGAAGCACTGGGTAATCACAGCAGTGTGGTTGCAGAGCCCATGATGTATAGAGTTTTGGTGAAACATCACCTGTCGCCCAGCAGTTGATGTGTGACGTGAAATATGTTTTCTTTTTAGCCTAGACATTTCTTTATGTAATGCCGTGTGAAAACAGAGTTTAGATGTTTTTCACTAACAAGACGAGGATTCCAGCTgctaatatacactgctcaaaaaaataaagggaacactaaaataacacatcctagatctgaatgaatgaaatattctcatttacttttttctttacaaagttgaatgtgctgacaacaaaatcacacaacaattatcaatggaaatcaaatttatcaacccatggaggtctggatttggagtcgcactcaaaattaaagtggaaaaccaccctacaggctgatccaactttgatgtaatgtccttaaaacaagtcaaaatgaggctcagtagtgtgtgtggcctccacgtgcctgtatgacctccctacaacgcctgggcatgctcctgatgaggtggtggatggtctcctgagggatctcctcccagacctggactaaagcatccgccaacagtctgtggtgcaacgtggcattggtggatggagcgagacatgatgtcccagatgtgctcaattggattcacgTCTTGgtaacgggcaggccagtccatagcatcaatgccttcctcttgcaggaactgctgacacactccagctacatgaggtctagcattgtcttgcagtaggaggaacccaggtccaaccgcaccagcatatggtctcacaaggggtctgaggatctcgtCTCGGTAcccaatggcagtcaggctacctctggcgagcacatggagggctgtgcagccccccaaagaaatgccaccccacaccaggactgacccaccgccaaaccggtcatgctggaggatgttgcaggcagcagaacgttctccacggcatctccagactgtcacgtctgtcacgtgctcagtgtgaacctgctttcatctgtgaagagcgcaattggcgaatttgccaatcttggtgttctctggcaaatgccaaacgtcctgcacggtgttgggctgtaagcacaaccccccccacctgtggacgtcagaccctcataccaccctcatggggtctgtttctgaccgtttgagcagacctttgcacatttgtggcctgctggaggtcattttgcagggctctggcagtgctcctccttgcacaaaggcggaggtagtggtcctgctgctgggttgttgccctcctacggcctcctccacgtctcctgatgtactggcctgtctcctggtagcgcctccatgctctgggcactacactgacagacagcaaaccttcttgccacatctcgcattgatgtgccatcctggatgagctgcactacctgagccacttgtgtgggttgtagactccgtctcatgctaccactagagtgaaagcaccgccagcattcaaaagtgaccaaaacatcagctgggaagcataggaactgagaagtggtctgtggtccccacctgcagaaccactcctttattgggggtgtcttgctaaatgcctataatttccacctgttgtctattccatttgcacaacagcatgtgaaatgtattgtcagtcagtgttgcttcctaagctgacagtttgatttcacagaagtgtgattaacttggagttacattgtgttgtttaagtgttccctttattttttgagcagtgtatttaaggCTGCTCGCTATAAAACCAGAGTAGACGACCCGGTGTGACACATTAAACTGCGGGAAAGCGGCCTCCATTCACTATTTTGCTGTTCACTACATGCATTGTTCCCCCCCTGCCCTTTTCTTACCCAtttgataatgggccattctaaaaTCGAAACAAATTTGACATATTAGTAAAGATGCAATttttaaattgagaatagtctaatgggtgaaaatatgatcacttgatgagagaacagctgtgcagCCGGAGACCAGGAACTTTTTATTCCCACTCTTCATTTAGTCACTAGTCtatagtcgcatcatgcagcacACATATGGTTTTTTCTAAGGTTTGTATCAGTCACAACTGAAGTTGCCAAGGAACTCTAAATCTAGTGTAtcggacctgtttcaaatgatcacgtTTACGCTCAACATAGCCACCCGCTCCGGAATGGGAACAATATCATCTTAATATAAATGAATGCCACAGGACTTATCAGCATATCTTgtcagctaaatgaacaagcctacagcctatggcatggagcatagccagattaacatacagtaggacaACTCACATTCTGTTCTtctaaaatacattttcttcacatcataatgtttctttagacctgactAAAATAAATAACGTATTTCTTGTGATgttttagaatatatatatattttaaacttaaaaaaaaaaatgtagatgttccaaaggtgtgcatcagtggcttgtatgtggagaccaggagatgctaaacgtgtttatgttaattaacggtcaataaGCGTGACCATAACCTGGCTGGCGTTAGTTCATTACCGCCACACTCCTAATTGTAGTTACAGGTTG
Above is a genomic segment from Oncorhynchus masou masou isolate Uvic2021 chromosome 23, UVic_Omas_1.1, whole genome shotgun sequence containing:
- the LOC135510330 gene encoding mediator of RNA polymerase II transcription subunit 11-like — protein: MANDRLRALEEVENQIATILQCAGNIVLELSKDKHNASFLDRQLSQFTGSVSRVETELSSQIKYLTQVATGQPHEGSTYSARKDCQMALNRAEYARVKLGELGRTCEVMLDPQP